From the genome of Scleropages formosus chromosome 25, fSclFor1.1, whole genome shotgun sequence:
CATCTGTAGTGCAAACAAACTGAATTCTTGAGACAAATTAAGCAAGATTAGTCTAGCAGAGTATTACCTGAGCAGAGATGCTTTAACCcttaattaatgcatttaaaacattgAGGAGAACAAAAGTCTAGTTGCTGCAGGGCAAAGCAGGCTTAGAGCTGCAGCAACTGCACTGGTCAGTGGGCATGGGGGGGGTGTCCACATATCCCAGTGGACCAGTGTGAGCTCGTGGAAACACGACACTGAGGCAGGCTGAATACGTGCACCCATCTCCATGCCCACCTCTGTCAGCAAACCAGTCTTTAAAAGCCCCTTCATACAATGGTTATTCTTCAAAGCAAAAGTTTAAAACATGGTCCTtctgggggggggttgtggttCAGGACATTCCCACCCCAGCTGTGAAATCAGACCAGACTTCCACAGGAGGAGGCTGCCCTCCATGTCAATATCGTTCGTAAAACAAGAGGTCTTCCCCAACTTCCTGGATCACACCCCCTCAGGCCATAAGATGCATCAGGATGAACCTGGTATGCAGAGGTCAAAGGCCCATCCTTCAGAAAAGCACCTCGTACACCGTGGCCACCTTGTCCCCAGAGCCTGTGACCATGACCTGGTCATCCCGAGAGATGTCACAAGTGAGCACAGAGGAGGACTCCATCGCCTGCAGAGGAAGACCTCCACATTAAAAAGCCTACACTTTAATATTCACAACAGAAAGCAACCAGAAGTAGCTGAGTAAGCAGATACCTGGAAGACATTAACTCCATAAGGGGAGCGACAGATGTGCACAAGATTGTCCTTCCCTGTGCTTGCAAACCATTTACCTGCAGGGAAAGGTGGATCGGGCAGCTAAGGTCACTGGCACGCGATCACAAGCGCAAACATCATGGGCAGAGGTGGTCATTGAACGTACCGCTGTTGGAGAATTTGAGCGACAGCACACTGCTCTCGTGCAGGTGCACCCGGTACTTGTCGGGATTGGAGACGTGCATCATGTCTATCCAGCTATTGTCCATGCCCACAGCCAGCCAGTCTCCCGTAGGACAGTAGCTCAGGGACAAAACCTGGATGGAGAAGAGCAGAGATCAGCACGCTGGGCAGATCAACCCTGCGGACACACAGCAGAATGCAGATCCTACCGGAGAGGGGAAGTCGCGCCGTTCCAGCTGTTGCCCTTCTCTCAGGTCCCAGCAGCGCACTGTTCTGTCCAGCCCCCCAGTCCACACCTTGACCCCATCGTTGGCAATGTCAATGCAGCTGGCCCCACTCACGTGGCCCTGGAACTGCCTGCGAGAGCCGGGGACCCGTGGACACCATGTCAGGCAACACGGGATACAGTATAGCACCAAGACAAAAACTTCCCCGTGAGGCTGGTTACCTGACTAAAGTATTGTTGTGCAGGTCCCAGACCAAAATACCACTGTTGCTGCTGCAGAGGAAACAGACCTTGCTGTCAGGGCTGATGGCCAGAGCATAACaggaagaggcagaggaggTCAGCTCTGTCTTGATGCGTGGTGTGGGTGAGGTCAAGTCCCAGATGGACAGGGTCCCATCTTCACCTCCCATAATCAGGGTCTGCTCATCTGAGAGGAGCTTACAGGAACGGATGTAGATGTCTCTGTTCTGAATGGTTTATACAGGTTCAAGGTGAAGGTGCTGCAGGAGGACCTAGGAGAACTCACTCCCATATCCTGTGTGCAAATACATAAACCGCTGGAAGGGAAAGTGGCACCGGCAGCACAAGCTGCGCCAGCCATGGACCCGCACTTACCAGACAGTCCAGCTGGGAGACGGGGTTCCTGCTGCAGGGCTTGGTGATGTCCCACACCTTCACGCAGCCCCTACCACCAGTGTAGACCTGGTGGGACGAGGTGCTGATGGCAATGGCACTCACCACCTCTCCATGAGGCAGGATGTGGATCTGCCGGGCGTGGCGCGGGACATCTGGACACACCAGGGGATTGGCAGGAAAGCCGATGGGCTGTACTTGTCCATCCCCCTTCACAAGGAAAGAGTACGACCTGGGGGGGGTAAGAGGAAGACCTGCTGGATATTGGCTCTGAAGATGAAGCCGTTAAGAACGGCACAGTGCGAACTCAGGTTGGTAACCATGAAGAGGTGGGTACCACCAAGTCGTGTGGCCAGCACCCAGAGTGAGGGGCAGAGGACTTACTGCTTCCTAGAGGCAGCTGAATACATGCAGGCAGGAAGGCCGAAGGAGCGCCAGTGGTGGGGCGATTTGAACCCAACCTGCTGGACAATGAGGCAGTTATAAAACCAGACTGACCCCCTGCCCTCCCGCCACTCCCACACCCTTCTCACCCTGGGAGAAGGGTTATATCCCATGCCGCTGCTCAACTGGGGTGACAGGAGGTCCATCCCTTCCCTGTACACTAGAGCCCCACCCACTTCTCCATTCACTTCGTGGGGCGTCGATCTCGAAGCACCTTGGAGCGGGGCTCCCTCTGCCGGCAGCGGGGGGCTCACATTCACGACTGGAGGAGGATATGAGGGGGCAGCTGTCAGAGCGGTACACCACATTGTCCAAAGGTACAGCAGCCGCTCCTGTCTGGGACGTGAACCTGCACCCTACGAGTGCCCAGTCTGTTAATCATTAAATTTTCGTGACACGTTAAGGGTGTGGTGTTGGACTCCTTGACCCAGCAGGGTTTTCACCTTAATCAGTTTAACAAGCAGGTTTCCACAGTAAAGGGAAATTTACCAAATAAACATATGCTTCTTGCCCAAATATAAACCCTCACTGTGTCTGGAAGGGAAAATGGGGACAAAAGGGCGCGAAGCCGAGAGCTTCAAAGCCAGCCTGGTTTCCACACATCGGAAGccaaatgtttttgcatttatgtgACCTCCTACTGAAAGGAAGCCTTAAAATGTCCACCAGAATCGAACCACACGCTGAGATCCTGTAGCGGGTGCAGTCGCAGCCTCGTCCTTCAGCACACGATTTACAGCCTTTGCAGCAAAGCGCTTTATCACCGACTCCATCCGCAGAGCAGGTTTCCGGAAACATGCGAGACAACGGCGAGCGACCGGAGCAAAGCAACTCCAGTCCAGAGCTGCGGTGCCCTCTGCTGGAGGGAGCCCAGCCCAGCGGTTTGATCCCTGCGGTGGAGAGGAGCTCACCAAGGTCCCTCAGGGTCATGTCAGGGGCTACGCGGGACAAGGCAGAAGCATTGCGGATGGGGGAGAACGTTTCCAAGGAAACCAGAGTGTCGGACTTTATCGATGGGGTGCCGGACTTCTCGCTCTGCAGAGGGAAAAACACATCGACCCGTTCCGGTTCTTAGGTACGAAAGCACTTCTTTCTGGGCTGGCTGTACACATGACATGTCCACGTGTGATGTGGGGCTGCCGTACCAGCGAGGGCTCCCTGCCGTCACACGGAGTCCAGCTGCTCAGAGAGGACGCCAGGGAGGAGAGGCTGGCCTCGGCAGAGCTCTCCTGGTCCAGGGTGTTCTCacaggatgaggaagaggagtgcAGGGCTGCACGGTCCTGGAGCACAGAGAACATGAGCGCTTGGGCAGTTAAGAGAGGCAAAAGCAGCTTccgaaacacacaaaaacagtcaAAACAGGCTGTGGGATCAAGTGCagaggtgtgagatgaacacACCTTAACCTCACCCAGCTGATCATTGTTCTTGTTAGCATTGCCGCTCTGAGGGGGAAAACAGAGACAGGAGGTCTGCGGGAGCCTctcgcccccgccccccccagggGGTCGGGGCGGTTCCGAAGGACTCTCAAAATCCACAGGGGACCCAAGTTCTGTCTTGCATCTCTTCAATCTGTGGTGCTGGTCTGCCAGATGACCGTTAGGATGACCGCTGGTCTCATTAGACTGAGAGCCCTTGGGCGAGGTGGAGGGACAAGGGGTAAAAACTGTTACTGTGGTTCAACCAAAACTGTTTCTATTGACATTTACCTGATCATTAAGTGACCTACAgggtgaggtttgtacactaagctacttacactgatttaccaatgtatacagcagggccatttttactgcatcaggtATTAGGGCAGAAGAGCCACTCGAACCCAGGTTTCTGAGTTCAAAGGCTCCAAGTGCTGCCCCACCTGGTGCCCTAACCTTTCATCCCAAATTAATGAGAACTAATCTGTAAAAGTGACATActgaccgcccccccccgctCTCTCGGCGTCCGGCACAGCTGGAGCTCCGAATCCTTTGTGCAGCGAGACAGAAAGACGTCAAGAGCAGAGGTCAGTGGGAACACAAAGCACAGTACAGGACCTGGAGCATGAAGGCAGGTGCGcgtgcatgcacgcacgcacgcacaatcATAAACGCATATGCATCCCAAGCAGCACAGCTCCTGAGTTCCAGCCTAGTGAATAAACAAGGAGCCCCCATCAGCCATACCTCCACACCTGCTTCCCAGAATGCTCCATTCCTACCTCTGCAGTGAGCCAAGAGGGTGTCGGGACCGGGGGTCTCATGGGCGGGGGCCTGGTGCCTGGGCAGGAAGGGCAGGCAAGGCAGGATGGGGTGAGGATGTGGTGGTGGCGGTAGGGGTATCGGCAAGCCCTACAGACAAAGAGCCCATCACCACCTGGACACAGCCCCctcctggggtggggggagggtcaCATTAAAAACACCACAGGCGGAGGGCAGCCCACATACCCCTAGGCCTACGCTGACATCTGCTGCAGACACCTGCTTGGCGCTTTCGACGGACAGGAGCAGCCGCTGCTGATGCTGAGGAGCAAACAGGGTGGAGTCAGGAGCAGCAGCCAGGCAGCGTTGTCCTGGTGCgaatgcacgtgtgtgtgtgcgtgcgcaacATACACACCTCTCTTGGCAGGTAGGGGATCATCTGGGAACACAGCCTGTTGAGCCGCTTGCTGATCTCTGTCTGGAAAGAGGCAAGTGGTTTTCCTTGAGCAGAagggtgtctctctctcacacacacacacacacacacacacacacacacacacacagtgtgtgtgcagcgtGGGAGGCCACATGTTGAAATCCCTTACAGGTGATGAATGGCAACTCCTTGCTGCTCtaagcccccccccacccccactgcccTGCCCCTTTCATCACCCCCCGTTTCCACCCCCCCCGGGACACACAATGATTTCTTGTTAGCGCTCGGCAACAGCCAAATTACATGTGGAGGAGCGCGAGCAAGGCGGGGAGAGGCTCCCTGGGAATACATCACATTTAATGAGGGCAGCGAGGAGAGAGAGGCAAAACCGCAACCAAGGCGGGGGGGTGCCGGGACGTTAAGGTGCCTCCGACCTGGTTTTCCAAGGAAATACTCCGCAATCCGCAAGGCCTCCTGGCTGCAGGGGGTGGCTACAATCTCACCTGGTACTGTCACCCTCACCTGTCTGCGCATCTCCACGTTGAGGCCGTAGCTCCTCTCGTAGGACTGGAACGCAACGATAAGAAGCACAATTAGGCGACTCAACACAAACCAGTGGGGCTcgaaggaagaaaaacagaagtccccccccccacagaaatTTCCAGATTCCTCTGGCCTGTGACTCCTCtttgtccaaaaacatgcaggtTCACACACGCCACCACATGTGTTTCATTCTGCCCTGGAGACAAATCCACGGTTGCTAGGCAACTTATAAACTCATGGGTTACCGTTCACCAAGGACTGGACCGCAGCAAGCACACGCCACGGAACCGGCGTGTCAGCGGCCAGACACCCGGAGCCACAGCCCACGCTGTGGGGTTCCAGGGACCACAGACGCCGAGTCCTTTGACCGCCGCCCTATCGTGAGGTCGTGGACCACGCAGTCCTGGTCCATTAGGGGTCTGGTGTGTGGGCTTTAGTCTGTGGGCTTCAGAGCCAGAACGCCATGGAGTCAGAACCCTCCCCCTGGCTGCAGTGAGGTCAGGAGAGATGACCCCACCAAGCACTGGGTGAGGACAGCAAGTGCTGACAGGATGAAGGAGGTTTTAGGCGGAGGGAACCGAGTGCACGTGGCAGGGAGGGCGGAGCCTGTCGGGACTCACCATCACATAGTGCCTCTGGATCTCAGACTTCTCCCTCAgcagcttctccacctccaccttcaGACTAGAGGGTAGAAGCACCTGTCAGCTGGAGATCCCAACGGTCCCTGACCTGAGCCAGAGAACAAGTAGCTtgctcacactctctctctctctctcacacacacacacacacacacacacacacacaacctacCTGAGAATGATGCAATTCCAGTGCTGTGAAATATAACAATGACATTTTCTCCCCACTGGTAGCCTTGGAGAccccaaaaaaaatctatttatcaTGATGAGTGTCAGGGGTGTTAATAaaatctattaatttatttagaacaGTTCAAGCGCTTAAGCCTGAAGTTGAGGCCTCTGACAGTCCAAAGGAATTACCGTTCATCCGCAAATAACCGGACACTGGAATGACCGTGAACTCTAGCGCATCGCAatattattttatgcattctcCAGAATTTTCCAAAATCAAGGAAGACAAATTGTGAAACGAAACGAACGTCAACATAACACATAAAACTATAGATATTTTACGATACAAGTTTACCGATCTTACATTTACCATGCAAACGTTTGTCATTACACAGTCACATGAGCAGATGCCCCCCCAGGAGCGCACTCATGCCAGGATGACCGTATCCATAAACTAGTGCACGAAAAGCCTCATTTGAGCAAGACTCCGCCCCTCCGCTGGGTCAACCGCTGGGAGTGAGGTCACCGGAGGTCAAAGGCACTGCGGAATATAGACGCTGGACACGGACACTGGGCGCCTGCTTCGCCTCGTCACGCGTGTGACGCAAACCCCTTTCCTCATTACCGGCCCCATCATGTCAGAAACGCAGTCCAGAGTGGGAGGACAGAGTCGACAGCAGGCAGGGCGGGTGTCACCGTCACCTCAGTGGAGCGAGGGCCGACGGACGGAGCTGACCGCAGGACCGCTAACGCTCTTTATATAAACGCTCACGACCATAATTAGCTTGAGCGAAGCTAAAGGGCGGCAGTTTGAGCCGCGTCACGCAACCTCCTACACGCTGGTGGCTCCACATCACCGGTAAAGCAGCAGGAGGGCCACGGCGCTGCACGCAAGAGCCATTAGAGCTGTCTCCTTGCATTTGATGGACTCGGGTTCGAACCCCCGCTCCTACTCAATTAGGCTagtaaccctgaactgatacgatCAAAACTATACAgatgctgtataaaaggggaaaTGGGTGTGACAGCATATAAACCGGAGCAGTGCAGTGGACAAGGCTTGAGGGGGGCAATGGAGCTCTCCATGTTTGTTCTCCCAGCTCGCTTTGACCGAGGACCAACAatgggagtggggggtgggggtcaccATCAAAGCTGGTCCCTGTGTGAAGGAGTGCCAGGCACACCAGCCAGTCCTCTGAATAGCAGCCCGTCAAGGAGGCCTGGCTGCGCTCCGACAGGCTTGATCTGATTcatgcagcgtgtgtgtgtgtgtgtgtgtgtgtgtgtctctcagagGCACAGGGCCGACTCTGAATTGGGCCCGAGTGACAAACTCACAAGTAGGCCAAGTGTACTGATGTGAATACTAAGCAGGAAGATAATGAAATTGCGGCTGCAGCGGAAGTGTGCATCATTCCTCCATGGAGGAGAGTGGAACCTGTGCTCAGGTGAGTGCAgatgggaacacacacacacacacacacacacacacacacacgcacacaccacaAATCCTGCAAATATTCTGCACGGCCTACCTGTGGTTCTGTGTTTGGAGCTCTCTGCACTCATCCTTGATACGTTCCAGAAGCTCGGGCAAAGTGAGCTTCTCCGACTGAGGGGACCTGGAAGGTGGGTGTGCCGAGGCAGAGGACCTTGAGGAGGATGACAACTGGGCAATTGGCACCAGTGGGGGCTACGAAAGG
Proteins encoded in this window:
- the LOC108921424 gene encoding transducin-like enhancer protein 4, with product MFPPSRGPSRGPPPLVPIAQLSSSSRSSASAHPPSRSPQSEKLTLPELLERIKDECRELQTQNHSLKVEVEKLLREKSEIQRHYVMSYERSYGLNVEMRRQTEISKRLNRLCSQMIPYLPREHQQRLLLSVESAKQVSAADVSVGLGGLPIPLPPPPHPHPILPCLPFLPRHQAPAHETPGPDTLLAHCRGPVLCFVFPLTSALDVFLSRCTKDSELQLCRTPRERGGAGSQSNETSGHPNGHLADQHHRLKRCKTELGSPVDFESPSEPPRPPGGGGGERLPQTSCLCFPPQSGNANKNNDQLGEVKDRAALHSSSSSCENTLDQESSAEASLSSLASSLSSWTPCDGREPSLSEKSGTPSIKSDTLVSLETFSPIRNASALSRVAPDMTLRDLVVNVSPPLPAEGAPLQGASRSTPHEVNGEVGGALVYREGMDLLSPQLSSGMGYNPSPRVGFKSPHHWRSFGLPACMYSAASRKQSYSFLVKGDGQVQPIGFPANPLVCPDVPRHARQIHILPHGEVVSAIAISTSSHQVYTGGRGCVKVWDITKPCSRNPVSQLDCLNRDIYIRSCKLLSDEQTLIMGGEDGTLSIWDLTSPTPRIKTELTSSASSCYALAISPDSKVCFLCSSNSGILVWDLHNNTLVRQFQGHVSGASCIDIANDGVKVWTGGLDRTVRCWDLREGQQLERRDFPSPVLSLSYCPTGDWLAVGMDNSWIDMMHVSNPDKYRVHLHESSVLSLKFSNSGKWFASTGKDNLVHICRSPYGVNVFQAMESSSVLTCDISRDDQVMVTGSGDKVATVYEVLF